Genomic DNA from Methanosarcina sp. MTP4:
TGTGAACCGGGTTAAAGGTTTGCTTCCAGGGCTCTACATTTTCCTCCGAAAACCCGGGGAACAGGGAAAGCTTAAAGCTACCATGCGCGGGGACTTCCTCTGGGAGCGCCCGGAAAATTGTCCTCCTGATCTTGAATTCTATATGCTTGTGGAAGAGTCTCTCTACTATTTTGCCGCCCAGCTTTCCTGTGCCCAGAGAAAGGCGGCAGATGCCTGTTTTACCGTTTGTATGATTTCGGAATTCGAAGCCCCCCTCAGAAAGTTTGGCTCCTGGATCTACCCCTACCTCTTCTGGGAATGCGGAATCCTCGGGCAGCTGCTTTACCTGGAAGCCGAAGCCCGGGGATTCAGGGGCTGCGGGATAGGTTGCTTCTTTGACAATCCCTTACACGAAACCTTAGGGCTTGAAGGACACGAATACCAGGACCTCTACCACTTTGCGGTGGGAGTTCCCCTCCCTGAAAAAGGGGTCTCGTCCCTTCCCGCATACCCGGATGATAGAGGTAAATAATCTGAATGTGTGTCAAAAACGTAAGGTTAGGTCCCCTTTCAGTATCTCCTTTTCCGGGTGGATGCGTGAATTGGGCGTGCTTCTTCCTTTCCTGTTCCGCATTCCACTACGATTCCCCGGAGCAGACGCCCCAGGATGTCCGATCCGGTCACGATCCGCTTTTCTTCACCCCAGTAGAGGATCAGGTCCTGGTCTATCACGTCGTCTTCCGGGTGCTGGGGGTAGACCTTGAACTGGCGGATGACTTTTTCAAGCCGGGTCTTAGGGGACCTGACAACGACCGGGAAGTGGCAGTATGAGAGGGGGAGGAAGGGCCCCTTCTTGTAGACTACGTCCCTGAGGAATCCGTCGGCATCAAGCACCATCACGGGTTCTCCTCCGGGGTTGGTGATTATAACCCATTTTTTTCCCGAAGCTTCGATTTTTTGCAGGAATGGGTCCGAAGGTTCCCTGTTGAAGGGAGGGAATATGGGCCGGTTGTTTTTGACCTCAAGGGCTACGATGCTGCGAGGGTCTATTATCGAGCCTTCGTCGGAGATGGAGACATCGTCGATTGAGAGGAAGTTCAGGGCTCCTATACCTTCAAACATCCCTATATCGGATTTTGCAGATTTTATGTGCTTTTCAAGCATAATCCTCATGGCTTGCTCCCTGAAAAGCTCCAGCTTTTCCCTGCCCAGCCACCAGTCCAGAAGCAGGGCCGAGGGTTTTGCCACGGGATAGAGGAGCAGCTGGTAAAAGTAGACCAGGGGAACCAGCCTGGACCCGAGCTTCAGGGCGTTTCTCGAAAAGTAGGCCTGAGGTGCGATCTCCCCGAAACAGGTAATCCCGAATGTGGAGAAGAAGAAGGCTGCTGTCCCTGCCATCACCGAGTCCGTGAGCAGGGTCAGGAGAACGTTAACCCCGACGTTTCCCCAGAGCAGGGTTGTGAGCAAAAAGTTAGAGTCCCGCCTGATTTTCAGGATCTTCAGGGCTTCTTTGTTGTTTGCCTCGGCTTCGATTT
This window encodes:
- a CDS encoding DUF21 domain-containing protein is translated as MHVIFTWILIALCLVQSGIFSGLTIGLFGLGRLRLEIEAEANNKEALKILKIRRDSNFLLTTLLWGNVGVNVLLTLLTDSVMAGTAAFFFSTFGITCFGEIAPQAYFSRNALKLGSRLVPLVYFYQLLLYPVAKPSALLLDWWLGREKLELFREQAMRIMLEKHIKSAKSDIGMFEGIGALNFLSIDDVSISDEGSIIDPRSIVALEVKNNRPIFPPFNREPSDPFLQKIEASGKKWVIITNPGGEPVMVLDADGFLRDVVYKKGPFLPLSYCHFPVVVRSPKTRLEKVIRQFKVYPQHPEDDVIDQDLILYWGEEKRIVTGSDILGRLLRGIVVECGTGKEEARPIHASTRKRRY